In the genome of Megalops cyprinoides isolate fMegCyp1 chromosome 7, fMegCyp1.pri, whole genome shotgun sequence, one region contains:
- the nlrp12l gene encoding NACHT, LRR and PYD domains-containing protein 12 → MKGNGSGCLCLILLLLDQTSFSKMFQVLGPADPVVAHVGEDLVLPCHLKPNISAEDMRVEWIRLQLKDRLVHLYREKKNRNEDQILSYRGRTALFLDELNKGNTSLRLTRVRGSDEGRYQCFIQSQQWDDDASIKVEVRVCVSVGTEPVISTEGHRDGGISLLCESKGWDLQPELIWLDSEGQSLPAGPTETHRDSMDLLIVRRRVIIQDRDTKSITCRVQLQQRSVEKEAEFDITERVTQNQDELSPLTNESIIKAQQKLKTDLKKKFECIQKGLGLAKHSLSTLLHEIDTEIYIIEGGSGGSASKRQTPQETAVLCNDIFNPLPGENKDIRTVLMKGISGIGKTVSVQKFILDWAEGKANQDIHFIFPLPFRDLSLKKERKFSLMQLLQICFPELREIKRVEHDEVKVLFIFDGLDECRMPLDFQNSEILCDVTESTSIDLLLINIIKGNLLPSALIWITSPPVVANQIPAECVHRVTEVRGFNDPQKEEYFNTRVGDQNLANRIISHINSTKNLNIMCHIPVFCWISAAVLETVLGEGYSGELPKTVTEMYTYFLLLQTNVKNDKYSGTNKTNPEEMSVSDTEIILKLGKLAFQQLEKSNLIFCKKDLRECGIAVSEALVYSEVCPAIFKKESGLYQKNVFSFVHLSIHEYLAAFYVFHSFVIENRNVLRPDESRPEGDKIQLSEIHRSAVDDALQSKEGQLDLFLRFLLGLSLDTNHILLQGLLKQIGGRSQSIEETVEYIKEKLREESSAERAINLFQCISELNANSLVEEIQKSVRSGSLSHKELEPDQCSALAFVLLMSEEVLDVFDLKMYDTSAAGHQRLLPVVKNCRKAMLDSHDLTHKSCDTVASALQSVPTHLTELIISYNNLGDSGVEQLCAGLKSPNCKLERLILDSCNLTEKSCETVASALQSVPSHLIELDLSFNQLRDSGVERLCAGLKSPNCKLQGLRLDSCELTEESCDTMAFALQSGSSHLIELDLSCNNLGDSGVERLCAGLKSPKCELRRLGLSGCRITETGCVSLASALRSNPSQMRELDLSSNHLGDSGMRALSTGLEDPSCKLATLLLCECNLTEDCCDDLASVLCSPHSELRDLQLRDNDLLDSGVRVLSAALEDRQCELQRLGLSGCRVTERGCASLASALCSNPSHLRELDMSYNHLGDSGGRAFSAVLEDPSSKLETVLVDHGEKSRDKPGLLKYACQLTLDPNTAHRNLALSEGDRKVTWGIEQPYPDHPERFDHWEQVLCREGLSGTRCYWEAEWSESGEVDIAVTYKGISRKGEDTDCVFGENINSWTMFCSDVGYSVYHNDKRTDASAPPSPSHRIGVYLDWPAGILSFYSVSSDTLTLLYRIHTTFTEPLYPGFGVLDSMSLCHLE, encoded by the exons ATGAAGGGGAACGGGTCAGGGTGTCTGTGTTTAATTCTCTTGCTCCTCGATCAGACCTCTTTCTCCA AGATGTTTCAGGTTCTTGGTCCAGCTGATCCTGTTGTTGCTCATGTTGGTGAAGATCTTGTTCTCCCCTGTCACCTCAAACCCAACATCAGTGCTGAGGACATGCGTGTGGAGTGGATCAGACTTCAGCTAAAGGACAGGCTGGTGCATCTTTACCGTGAGAAAAAGAATAGAAATGAGGATCAGATCCTATCTTACAGAGGAAGGACAGCACTGTTCCTAGACGAACTGAATAAAGGCAACACTTCACTAAGACTGACAAGGGTACGGGGCTCTGATGAGGGAAGATATCAATGTTTCATTCAGTCTCAACAGTGGGATGACGATGCTTCTATTAAAGTGGAAGTAAGAG tctgtgtgtctgtaggaaCTGAGCCAGTGATCTCCACGGAGGGACACAGAGATGGGGGCATCAGCCTGCTGTGTGAATCCAAAGGCTGGGATCTTCAACCTGAACTTATTTGGCTGGACAGTGAGGGACAGAGTCTCCCAGCCGGacctacagagacacacagagatagTATGGACCTGTTAATTGTGAGACGCCGTGTGATCATACAGGACAGAGACACTAAAAGTATCACTTGTCGAGTTCAACTGCAACAACGAAGCgtggagaaggaggcagagttTGACATCACAG AGAGGGTTACCCAAAACCAAG ATGAGCTGTCCCCACTAACGA ATGAATCCATAATAAAAGCccaacagaaactgaaaactgacCTGAAAAAGAAGTTTGAATGCATACAAAAAGGTTTAGGATTAGCAAAGCATAGTCTCTCAACCCTCCTCCATGAGATTGATACAGAGATATACATCATAGAGGGGGGAAGTGGGGGATCAGCATCCAAGAGACAAACCCCACAGGAGACTGCAGTCCTctgcaatgacatctttaaTCCTTTACCCGGTGAAAACAAGGATATCAGAACTGTGCTGATGAAGGGGATCTCTGGGATTGGAAaaactgtctctgtgcagaagtttATTCTTGATtgggcagaaggaaaagctAATCAGgacattcattttatattcCCTCTTCCTTTTCGAGATCTCAGtttgaagaaagagagaaaattcaGTTTGATGCAACTTCTACAGATCTGCTTTCCAGAACTGAGGGAGATTAAACGTGTTGAACACGATGAAGTCAAAGTTTTGTTCATCTTCGATGGTCTGGATGAGTGTCGAATGCCTCTAGATTTCCAGAACAGTGAGATCTTGTGTGATGTAACAGAGTCAACATCAATTGATTTACTACTGATTAACATCATTAAGgggaatctgcttccctctgctctcatTTGGATCACCTCCCCACCAGTAGTGGCCAATCAGATCCCTGCTGAGTGTGTCCACCGGGTGACAGAGGTACGAGGGTTTAATGACCCACAAAAGGAGGAGTACTTCAATACGAGAGTTGGTGATCAGAACCTGGCCAACAGAATTATCTCACACATTAATTCAACCAAGAATCTCaacatcatgtgtcacataccagtcttctgttggatttctgctgctgttctggaGACAGTATTAGGTGAAGGATACAGTGGAGAACTCCCCAAAACTGTGACTGAAATGTACACATACTTCCTGCTCCTTCAGACTAATGTGAAGAATGACAAGTATAGTGGCACAAATAAGACAAACCCAGAGGAGATGTCAGTGTCAGATACAGAAATTATCCTGAAACTGGGGAAGCTTGCTTTTCAACAGCTGGAAAAGAGCAATCTAATATTCTGTAAAAAAGACTTGAGAGAGTGTGGCATCGCTGTCAGTGAAGCTTTAGTGTACTCTGAGGTGTGCCCAGCAATCTTTAAAAAGGAGTCTGGGTTGTATCAGAAGAATGTCTTCAgctttgtgcatctgagcatCCATGAGTATCTGGCTGccttttatgtatttcattcatttgtaattgAGAACAGAAATGTACTCAGACCAGATGAATCAAGACCTGAAGGTGACAAAATACAGCTGTCCGAAATACACAGGAGTGCAGTGGATGACGCCTTACAGAGCAAGGAGGGACAGCTGGATCTTTTCCTCAGATTCCTTCTTGGCCTCTCACTAGACACTAATCATATCCTTCTGCAAGGCCTTCTGAAACAGATAGGAGGCAGATCACAAAGCATAGAGGAAACAGTAGAATATATTAAGGAGAAGCTCAGAGAAGAATCCTCAGCAGAGAGGGCTATAAATCTATTTCAATGTATTAGTGAACTGAATGCCAACTCTCTCgtggaggaaatccagaaaTCCGTGAGATCAGGATCACTATCTCATaaagagctggaaccagaccaATGTTCAGCTCTGGCCTTTGTGTtgctgatgtcagaggaggTCCTGGATGTGTTTGACTTGAAAATGTATGACACATCAGCAGCAGGACATCAGAGACTGTTACCAGTAGTAAAGAACTGCAGGAAGGCCAT GCTAGACAGTCATGATCTCACACACaagtcatgtgacactgtggcATCTGCTCTCCAGTCAGTCCCCACACACCTGACAGAACTGATCATCAGCTATAATAacctgggagattcaggagtggagcagctctgtgctggactgaagaGCCCCAACTGTAAACTAGAGAGACTGAT ATTGGACAGCTGTAATCTCACAGAGAAGTCATGCGAGACTGTGGCTTCAGCTCTCCAGTCAGTCCCCTCTCACCTGatagagctggacctcagcttCAATCAACTGAgagattcaggagtggagaggctctgtgctggactgaagagtccaaactgtaaactgcagggACTGAG ATTGGACAGCTGTGAACTCACAGAGGAATCATGTGACACTATGGCCTTTGCTCTCCAGTCAGGCTCCTCTCACCTAATAGAATTGGACCTCAGTTGCAATAacctgggagattcaggagtggagcgGCTCTGTGCTGGGCTAAAGAGTCCAAAATGTGAACTACGGAGACTGGG gctaTCTGGCTGTCGGATCACAGAAACAGGCTGTGTGTCACTGGCTTCAGCCCTGCGTTCAAACCCCTCACAAATGAGGGAGCTGGACCTGAGCAGCAATCACCTTGGGGACTCAGGAATGAGAGCACTGTCTACTGGACTGGAGGATCCCAGCTGTAAACTAGCAACACTGCT tctgtgtgagtgtaatcTCACAGAGGACTGCTGTGATGATCTGGCCTCAGTCCTGTGTTCACCCCACTCGGAGCTGAGAGACCTACAGCTCAGAGACAATGACCTGCTGGATTCAGGAGTAAGAGTGCTCTCTGCTGCACTGGAGGACCGACAGTGTGAGCTGCAAAGATTGGG gctgtcaggctgtcgagttacagagagaggctgtgccTCTCTGGCCTCAGCTCTGtgttcaaacccctcacacctgagagagctggatatGAGCTACAATCACCTGGGTGATTCAGGAGGGAGAGCATTCTCTGCTGTACTGGAGGACCCCAGCTCCAAACTGGAGACAGTACT TGTGGACCATGGAGAGAAGAGCAGGGACAAACCAGGATTGCTGAAAT ATGCATGTCAGCTCActctggaccccaacacagcgCACAGAAACCTGGCTCTGtctgagggagacagaaaggtGACCTGGGGGATAgagcagccatatcctgatcacccagagagatttgacCACTGGgagcaggtgctgtgcagagagggtctgtctgggactcgctgttactgggaggctgagtggagtgaGAGTGGGGAGGTTGATATAGCAGTGACatataaaggaatcagcagaaaaggagaggacactgactgtgtgtttggagAGAATATAAACTCTTGGACTATGTTCTGCTCTGATGTCGGTTACTCAGTCTATCACAATGATAAAAGAACAGATGcatctgcccctccctccccctcccacagaaTAGGAGTGTATCTGGATTGGCCAGCTGGCAttctgtccttctacagcgtctcctctgacacacttACCCTCCTGTACAGAATCCACACCACCTTCACTGaacccctctatcctgggtttgGGGTTTTAGACTCAATGTCCCTGTGTCATCTGGAGTAG